ATCTCGCCAAATATGTTGTCATTATGTTTGAAAGTATaaatttaaaagtttaaatttgaaatcacataaatttatatgtaacccgatataaaattatatcaaatctttgtttaaatttttatattcaaaTTCCAAACTCGAACATGATGACTAAATTTAGATTTCTATTTGGCTAGTGCAATGACATAATGCGAGCATATCTATAACATCATTTATATAatctatatataatatgtattatTTGGAGACTTATTTTCAAATAAACTTGTGAAATAAGCGACACATTATACTgttgttagtttagtttagtgtGCAAAGTAGGTTGTCGGTCTTTACATACTATTCATAAGATTAAATTTTCTACCCTTAAAAGTCTTCCTCATTGTATCCAAATTGAAGGCTTCAATTTCAAAATCCTAGATGTAGTCTTACCACTTAACAATTAAGCATGCCCAAACAGGGTAACTGCCTCAACGACCTTATATTTCTAAATCACGAGAAAGGCCCTAcgtcaattattattattttttttgaactttttttgTTCCTTTCTCCGTGTGCAGAAAGACGTCATAGTTTCAATCATACTTAATCGCTTATAATCTTCCGAAACAGTTTTCTTTCAGCATGACTGTATGGAAAGTTGAGTCTCAGATATAAATGTTCTTTCAGTTTTCTTCACTCCTGTCTGAACTCTCGAAGTTAAATCTATCCCTGTCGAGAACCAAGCAATTGCACGCTTTAATCATGAGAACCCATCTCGCATATGACCCATTTTATGCAACAAAAATCATAAGATTTTATGCTATCAACGATGATCTTCTTTATGCTCGCAACTTGTTCGAACAAACTCCTCAGAGAAGTGTTTATCTTTGGAATTCTATAATCAGAGCTTACGCCCAAGCTCATAGATTTGAAGATGCGTTCTTTCTCTTCCAAACTATGCTTAGAACCAAAACAAAACCTGACAGCTTCACCTTTGCATGTATTATGCGTGCTTGCTTAGAATATGTTGATCTAGACAGGCTTAGAGCTGTCCATGGAGGATTGGTAGTTTTTGGTTTAGGAATGGACTCCATTTCTGGTAGTGCACTTGTGAGTGCTTATTCAAAACTAGGCATGGTTGATGATGCAAGTAGAGTGTTCAATCGGATACCTCACCCAGATTTGGTTTTGTGGAATTCAATAATTTCTGGTTATGGGTCTTGCGGATTGTGTGAAAAAGCACTAATACTGTTCAGTGAGATGCGGCACATTGGGGTACAGCCAGATGGGTATACTCTAGTTGGGTTGATATCTGGTTTAGCGGATTTTAGCTTGTTGGAAATTGGCCATGCAATTCATGGTTATTGTTTGAAAAGTAGTTTTGATTCTAATGTTCATACCAGTAGCATACTTGTGAGCATGTATTCGAGATGTGGATGCTTAAATTCCGCACAGAGAGTCTTTAATGGTTTACTGCAGCCTGATTTGGTTACATGGTCTGCTTTAATAACGGGTTACTCTCAGTGTGGAGACCACGGAAATGCTCTTCTCTTCTTCAGAAAAATGAATCTACAAGGAAAAAAGGCAGATCCCATATTGATTGCAAGCACACTGGCAGCGTCTGCTCAATTGGCAGACATAGGGCGTGGAAGTGAGATACATGGACATGTTGTTCGGCGTGGGTATGAGTCAGAAGTCACGGTTAATTCTGCTCTCATAGACATGTACTCTAAGTGTGGTTTTATTGGCTTGGGCATTAAGGTTTTTGAAACTATGGCTAAGCGGAATACAATATCTTACAATTCAGTAATTTCAGGTCTTGGGTTACATGGACTTTCCTCCCAGGCCTTCAAAATGTTTGAAGAGATGCTCGAGAAAGGGTTTAGACCTGATGATTCCACTTTCTCCGCACTTCTTTGTACTTGCTGCCATGCTGGTCTTGTTAAAGATGGCTGGGAATTTTTCAGAAGAATGAAGTATGAATTTGGCATTCAAGCTGGAGCCGAGCACTACATTCAAATGGTAAGACTTCTTGCGATGTATGGGGAGTTGGAAGATGCTTACAATCTTATCCTAACCTTGCCAGGACCAGTAGAATCTGGAATTTGGGGAGCATTATTATCATGCTGTGATGCTCATGGAAATGCTGAGCTGGCAGAAATTGCAGCTGAGCGGCTTTTTGAAAATAAACCAGAGAAAACTGCTTACAGAGTAATGCTTTCTAACATATATGCTGGTGATGGGAGGTGGGGTGATGTAGAGAAGCTGAGAGATGATATGATAAAGGGAGGAACGTGGAAAATGCCTGGGATTAGCTGGTGGAGGCAGTAGATTTTAATTGGTGAGCACTTGAACTGCTCAATTGAGCCCTTCTTCAACCAGATTTTGTTAGTTTTGTAGATGGGAAAGTTGTACTAGCAGTGGGAAGCATCTTAAAGAGGTAGCAAGTCCAACTGCTTCAGTGTGGTGAAAAACTGTGATTTTTTAGTGATAATTGCTAGTTGAAACAGTTTTAGTAGTGGAGGTATTTCAAGCTTGCCAAAGCTTCCTCTACAATCCTTGTCCATTCCTCTGAAATAACACTAGAAGCAATGTTGAAATCTCAGCCCCTGAACAGCTAGACCTCTTAAAACACTTTCCGTGTTTTTCCTGCGTCATAAGCATGCCAAGGGTCATATACTCATGTGGGTAGGGACTGAAGTACCAAAATGGGGTTCTAAGAAAAATGTCTAcgggagaaaatttttaattggtgAAAAGCATACAAGCCAAGTCAATTGGGCATCCATTCTTACTTCTAAGAGCCCCAAAAAAATGTCTACGGGAGGAAAAAATTCCTTTGAAGAGGTTTGTTTTGCTTCGAGTGACAGAAACAAAAGTCCTGCATCTTCATAATACAGGTAAAAAGCTCCCCTCCATTCTCCACCATCACTTCTAGCCTTTTGATCTGATGCAAGTTACTTAATTATCCTGTGATGTTGCTGCCAGCATTCCCACTAGCTATAATAATCAGAGGCAATTTACAACCCCAACCCAAGATGCCACCCTCTTTCCACCAACCTACATGTTCTTGAGGTGCCATTTGGTTTGTAGGATGTAGATGTCCACTTGGAATGCGATTACTGGAAATCTTATTCTTGTAAATGGAATTGTTGTCAATATTATTTGGTTAGCATTATAGGGTTTTCAGAAATGTACGCAAGATGTTGACATCTATGTTCGGTCTAACATGAGAATCCTATTAGGCGTTCCAGCAAGATTACAAGAATACCCTTGACATGTGTATGTAACAATTATGAAGATCATTCATTTTCATAATATGTgaagatatttattttaatattgcAAGGTAAGGTTGCATATTATAGACTCATTGTGGTTCGCCCCTTCCCCGGACTTCGcatatgcaggagctttgtgcactagctgcccttttttatattttatgataTAAGGATTTTGTAtttgtcaaagtattgtgtgaatggctgaatggtttggccttgagttctgtatattatatatagactttacaagaatgctatacatggaaagtaaataagttctagcatgattctagccctatacatgtaaactataatctatcAAGCCCTAtgcatgtaaactaaatatatgctaactataCAAAcataatgaatggagaaataagaaaataattgtgggctgaaataaggaaagaaatcttttgctgtttgctgttccattgacagcccccctcaaattgatgcgggttgatcaacaagcatcaatttgctacttaggaagcacTGTTaatgacgagtgagagccttggtgaagatatcagcaaTTTGTAATTTAGTGGAAatatgtggaagagtgataacacaagcttcaaatgcttcacggaAAGAGTGACAATCGACTgcaatatgcttcgtgcgcttATGATACATAGGATTGGCTGTGATCTGGgtagcactcgtattatcggcatgtagaggtgtagggTCGGTCTTTGAAAAATCTAGCTTGGCAagcaaaccttgaagccaaatgatttcagaacaagcaagagacattGCTCGGTATTCAGATTCCgtcgatgacttagaaactctgtcttgcttcttactcttccaagagatcaatgcatcacctaagaacacataccaaccagtgatggagcgACGTGCATCTGCACAACTagcccaatcagcatcgctaTAAGTAGCAAGGCAAGTAGAATTGCCTGtagggaagaataaaccacgggcagaagtgccctgaacatagcgtatgatcctacggacagcagccaaatgaagatgacgaaGGGTCTGAAGAAACTGACTGACTTGttgtacaacaaaagaaatgtTCGGTCTAGTAATGGTaagatagacaagactacccaccaacttccggtataaactgggatcaacaagtcaccctcctctttgcaaagcttgacatttaattccatgggagtatcagcAGAAGTACCCTTCTAAAGGCCAGCTgtagccaccaagtcactagcatacttatgttgattgagtgacaTACCAgagggactacgattcacctcaagaccaagaaaatatgtgagagacccaagatctttcaatgaaaggactctgagagaTGAGCCTTGAGTTGAGCAAGTAAAGAAAAATcggaaccagtaatcacaatatcatcaacataaaccaaaagaacaacaatacccatgtctgatttacgaagaaacaatgaagtgtcatacttgctcatCTTCAATGAAAATTAtaataaagtggtgcggaattGTGAAGTCAGAGAGGGAAACAAGCTcgggggtggcttcatataaatacactctttaagatctccgtgaagaaaagcattcttgacatccatttgatgtagtggccaatcactggaagcagcaatagccaaaattgtatgaaaatagtcatcttagccacaggagcaaaggtctcttcatcattgacaccatattcctgattattcccaagtgcaacaagatGGGCTTTGTAGCAATCTAGACTTCCATCAGATTggaccttgactgagtaaacccatttacaacccagatGAACAATGGTGGGAGaacaaggctcaatgtcccaggTGTAATTGGCCTCTAGAGCtgcaaattcttcttgcatagcttgtctccaacaatcatgcttggcagctTGTGAGTATGATGTGGGAATATCTAATTGGACAATGCAGCAGTAAGAGCTGAAACAGAATTTCTAGAATTGGAAGAAGGAAACCCATGGGGGTATAAACACTTGAGAAGAGCGATgtaccaaaggctctggaggtgCTACAACTGACTAAATCTGAAGCGTGGTAGGTAGGCCTGGCAAAATGGGTCCAAACCCGTTAGGTCACCCGTGACCCGCTCGGTTAAAACGGGTCCGGATTTATAAAAATTAACCTgcttataaacgggtcaacctatgacccgcccgtttataaatgggtcaactcaGGTTCGGGTGGGTGACCCGTTTACTTacctatatatacacatttaacCCTAACACTAGTTTCTTACCCATACCAGCAGTCACCCACAGACCACAGGCCACAGCCACAGACACATCTTCCAGGAACCCTTACACAGTTACCTACATTGCCACACCAATCAACAGTCACCCATAGAACCACTGCCCTTTGTGACTCCACCCACCAGCACGCTGTCGCCGTAGATCCTCCCGCCACATGTTGTCACCTCAATCCGTCTCCCTCTCAGTGCTTTCACTCTCAACCTCACTCTCGTCCTCTCGTCTCCCTCACTCCCTCTCACTCTCGTCTTCCTCAGTGGCTCAGTCCCGGCCCTCTCACGATCTCACCTCACCCTCAATCTCTCCCTCCCTCTCATTCTCAGATCTCAaatctccctctccctctccctctccctctctctttctctttctcttactctttttctctctctccctctcttagtAGTCATGACTTAGttcattgcattttttttttacattttatgttttttgaagatttaatacatataataaggagtattttaaaaaaaataataaattaaaaaaaaaatatatatatatataattcttttTTAAATGGGTAACCCGTGATAAACGGGCAGGTTAGGGTTTATATCATGGTGACTTGTTTAACATCGACCCATTTATGACCTGACCTGTTTATGACCTGACCCGTTTACAACCCGCCCGAACCCGGCCCGTGAaaccgttttgccacccctagtgGTAGGATTAGATATCGGATGAGCCACTGGAAGAGACTATGGGCGGGTGCGTCACGTATACACAATACCTGGTTTAAAATGAGAACTGACTTGATGAGGATCTAAGAgctgctcctcaaaggaggggagagTCACAGTAGAAGAGGAGGGTACAGAAGacacaggaaagaaatgttgattttcgaAGAAAATAACATTTCTAGAAATGCATGTACGATGTgatgtaggatcatagcaaacaaatcccttttgacacacattatatcccaagaatgcacatcaaACAGATTTAGCAGATAATTTACGTCACTTATGaagaggtaaatgaacaaaacatacacaaccaaaggtacagAGGTTATCATAACTAGGTTGCTTAGTAAATAGGCGAAAATAGagagactccatgagtaggacttgacctaaaagcttaagctattaggttgtgggtcaacaatgtatatcaagctttaacactctccCGCACGTGTAGCCCGACAACACGTGCAAagataaaaaatgataaataacacaACAGAATAAACGTGGGCgtcaagactagaacccaggatctCCTGGTAACcaaagctttgataccatgtcaaagtattgtgtgaatggctgaatggtttggccttgagttctgtatattatatatagacatTACAAGAATGCTagacatggaaagtaaataagttctagcatgattctagccctatacatgtaaactataatctgtcaagccctatacatgtaaactaaatatatgctaactgtacaaaaataataaatggagaaataagaaaataattatgGGCTGGAATGAGGAAAGAAATCTTTTTCTGTTTGCTGTTCCATTGACAGTATTATATATTATTGTatgataatattatataatactgTAATCAACCTCCATTatactataattttttttcctttgcaTTCAATCCTTCGTCATTTGTCATGCATGATTAGGGAATTTAGGGATACCAGCATGATCCAATAGTTAATGATCAAGCCCAAAAGGCTACACCAGATTTGCTTAGCAAACACGCATTGTAGGAAAAAGAGGTACATAGTTTTTGTCTTGCTTCTGCACATATAGTGACCATTTGTTAACCCCTTGGCTGAAGGTTATCTAAAGTGAGAACGTTTCCTAGAGCCCCTAACAAAAGATGGAAGGTGACTTTTGATGGGACCTGCCAGCACCAAATGACTTCATAAGGGGAATGATGAATCACCTGAGACCTGTAAGAGCAGCTTTGAAGAAGTAGGAAATTATAGAAATAACTTACAGTGGATGATCTCTTCACTGATAGACTCCAAGTCATTTTATCTTCTCTCTGTATTTAGTTTGATGGAAGAAATTTCCAACAACAGGTTACAAGaataaataacaacaacaacaaaaccaagccttacttcccactaggtagggtcaacaatatgaatcctttttcgccaatttatgcgatcatggaccatttcttttgatagattcagggatattaaatccctactcactatctcctcccaagttattttaagtctacccctaccccttctgctaccccccacaataactaactcactcttctttattggtgcactatgtggcctacgttgcaagtgtccataccatctgagttgtctctcccttatcttatcttctataggagttacacctaacttaccgcgaatatgttcattccttaatttatctttcaatgttataccactcatccatttaagcattcttaTCTTGACAactttttactttttggatattatgtttcttcttcgcccaacattctgatccatataacataattggtcttatagtcgtcctataaaacttcccttttaattttatcTTAGATCACAGTGCACACTTGacgcacttctccattttacccaacctgctttaactctatgcattacatcatcttcaatttctctttcagtttgca
The Malania oleifera isolate guangnan ecotype guangnan chromosome 13, ASM2987363v1, whole genome shotgun sequence DNA segment above includes these coding regions:
- the LOC131146371 gene encoding putative pentatricopeptide repeat-containing protein At1g64310, which encodes MFFQFSSLLSELSKLNLSLSRTKQLHALIMRTHLAYDPFYATKIIRFYAINDDLLYARNLFEQTPQRSVYLWNSIIRAYAQAHRFEDAFFLFQTMLRTKTKPDSFTFACIMRACLEYVDLDRLRAVHGGLVVFGLGMDSISGSALVSAYSKLGMVDDASRVFNRIPHPDLVLWNSIISGYGSCGLCEKALILFSEMRHIGVQPDGYTLVGLISGLADFSLLEIGHAIHGYCLKSSFDSNVHTSSILVSMYSRCGCLNSAQRVFNGLLQPDLVTWSALITGYSQCGDHGNALLFFRKMNLQGKKADPILIASTLAASAQLADIGRGSEIHGHVVRRGYESEVTVNSALIDMYSKCGFIGLGIKVFETMAKRNTISYNSVISGLGLHGLSSQAFKMFEEMLEKGFRPDDSTFSALLCTCCHAGLVKDGWEFFRRMKYEFGIQAGAEHYIQMVRLLAMYGELEDAYNLILTLPGPVESGIWGALLSCCDAHGNAELAEIAAERLFENKPEKTAYRVMLSNIYAGDGRWGDVEKLRDDMIKGGTWKMPGISWWRQ